The DNA window GATCAGTTCGACGTCGAGCCCTTCGGCCGCGAAGAAGCCCTTCTCCCGGGCGACCACGAGCGGCGCGTGGTCGGGATTGACGAACCAGTCGAGCGCGACCGACAGCTTGTCGGCGGCGCCCGCCGGGGACGCCAGGATCAGGCTCAGGGCGGCGGCGGCGATGAGGCGTCGCATGGATCGGCTCCTGTTGTGGGGGTTGGGTCAGGCCGTCTCGGGCAGCCAGGGCACGAGGCGGCGCGTGAGGAGGTCGACGGCCAGCCGGAGCGCGACCGCCAGGGCCGCCACGATGACCAGCGCGGCGAACATGGTGTCGGTCTGCAGCCGCGCGTTGGCGTGCATCATCAGGAGGCCGAGGCCCGAGGAGGACCCGACCCACTCGCCGACCACCGCCCCGATCGGCGCGACGGCGGCCGCCATCCTGAGGCCCGAGACGAGCGCCGGCAGCGCCGCCGGGATCCGGATCATGGACAGGGTCTGCCAGCGCCGGGCGCGATAGAGGACGGCGAGGTCGAGGAGGCCCGGGTCGGTGCGGCTCAGTCCGTCGTGGAACGCCGAGGCGACCGGGAAGAAGATGATCAGGCTCGCCATCACCACCTTGGAGGCGAGGCCGAAGCCGAACCAGAGCACCAGCACCGGCGCGATGGCGAAGACCGGCAGCGACTGCAGCACCACGACGACGGGCAGCACCAGCCGGCGCGTCGCCGGCCAGTAGGCCATGCCGAGCGCGGTCGCGAGGCCGACGGCGGTGCCGAGCAGGAGCCCGAGCACGATTTCCCCGCCGGTCACCAGCGTGTTCGCCGCCAGGTCGTCGAAGCGGGTGACGAAGGCCGCCGCCACGCGGTCCGGTCCCGGCAGCAGGTAGGGCGGCGGCGCGAAGATCAGCACGGCCGCCCACCAGAGCGCGATCAGGCCCGCCGCCACCCCGGCGAGTTCGGCCACGAACGACAGGGTCGGCGACCGCGCCCCGTCGAGCGGCCGCACGGCGCCGCGGCCGGGCTCCGCGCCGGCCGGTTCCGTCCCGCGGGTCCCGCCCCGCGCAACCGGCAGGCGCCGGCCGATCTCGTGTGCGATCGTCATGGATCTCCGCTCCGGAACGGCGACGCCCGCGAGGGCGGCGTCGGGTGGAGATCCGGGGACTCTGGCTGTCGGAAACGCGGAAGATCCCGTCCCTTCGCCGGCATGACCCGGATCAGGTTCAAAGGGTCCGGTGCTCGCGCACCATCTCAGCTCCGGATCGGAGCACCCCTCGGACAAAGGATAAGATGGACCACCCCGGCCTGGCATGCAAGGGCGCGGCGCCCATGCGTTTCGAGGCGATGGTCGCACCGGGCCGCTGCCCCGGACGCGAAAACGCCGCGGGCGAGGCCGCGGCGCGTCGACAAAGACCCCTTCCCGATGGTCTTCTGATCCGTTCCGGCCCGGCGAGAACTCGCCGGGGCCGGACCCTTCTGCGGTCTCCGGGCTGAACATGCCGGGACCGGGGGAGGCCGTCTGCGTGACGGCCAGGAAACCGGAATCGTCTGCGGCGCGACGCCTGGACTCGGGGGCCGCTCCGATCCCGCCGGGGCTCCTCGCCTCCGGGGTAGCGCGTCAGTGGATGGTGACGCCGGACTTCAGACGGGAAATCTCATCTTTCAACAGCAGCTTGCGCCGCTTCAGGTCCGCGATCTCGAGGGAATCGATGCTCGGATGGGCAAGGGCGTCGCGCAACTCGTCCTCGAGGGCCGCGTGGCGACGATTCAGTTCCGCAAGATGCGATTCGATGGACATGCTGAAAGCCTCCCATTCTCGCAGGACTTGGCTACAGGAGCATGACAGCGAGCCGCCATGCCCGCAAGCTTGGATGTGGTGAATACGGATCCGCTTTCCACCCCCTCGCTCACTTTTTCGGTTACCGAATGGTTTACCCTGCGCCACGGCGCCCCTACGGCAGCTTGGGCGGCGGGGTCCCCTTTTGCCGCGCTTCGGTTTATGATTGCCGGACCGTTTCGCAGTCGGGCCCGGAGCCCACGACCGGAAAGACGCGGCGCAGTCCATGACCGAGCAGGAAGAGCAGGAAATCCGCCAGGAACTCGTCGGCTTGCGCCAGGAGCACCGCGACCTCGACACCGCCATCGCCGCGCTGGTCGAATCCGGCCGGGCCGATCACCTGACCATCCAGCGGCTGAAGAAGCGCAAGCTGGCGATCCGGGACCGGATCCAGCATCTCGAGGACCGGCTCGTCCCCGACATCATCGCCTGAGCGGATCGTCCCCGGGCACGCCCTGCCGCTCGCGCTTGTCGCGGAACATGTCCCGGTCCGCCCTGAGGATCGCGCTCTCCGCCGTGTCCTCCGGCTCGAAGGCGGCGATGCCGACCGACGCCCGGATCTCCACCGGGACCCCGTCCACCACGACCGGCGCCGCCTCCAGCGCCGTCCGTAGGCTCTCGGCCTTTCGCCTCAGCCCCTCCGGATCCACCTGCCGAAGCACGACCAGGAACTCGTCCCCGCCGATCCGCCCGGCCGCGTCGGAGCTGCGGATGACGGACCGGATCCGCCGCCCCGCCTCCGTCAGGAGCCCGTCCCCGACCGCATGGCCGTACCGGTCGTTCACGGTCTTGAAGCTGTCCAGGTCCACGAAGGCGAGGCCCGCCGCCGCCCCGTAGCGGCGTCCGAAGTCGATGACGCGGGCGATCTCGGCGAGCAGGCCGCGGCGGTTGAGGAGCCCCGTGAGGTCGTCCTCGTGGACCATCGTCTCGAGTTCGGCGATCCTGGCACTCCGCCGGGCCAGCTCGACCTCGAGTTCGCGGATGCGGCGCCGGAGCCCGTCCTCGCCCCCGGTCCCGACGCCGTGGCCGGCCGACCGGCGGATCTCGCCGCCACCCTCGTCCGACGGGGCGTCTTCACGCCGCGGATCTTTCATCGACTGCCGCTTTCGCAAGGGGAGATGGTGCCGACAGTAGCCGCCTCCCGCCCTGGAATCAAAGCCGGAATCTGAGACGGGCGCGCTTGTGGAACCATCGCCCTTCCCCTATAAACCGGCGCTTTCCGGGGGTCATGGCCCCCGGTCGATCAGGGGCGCATCACCATGCCGGACAGCGCGGCGCCGGTCGCGATAATCATGGGCAGCCAGTCCGACTGGGATTGCATGCGCCACGCCGCCGACACGCTCGACCGGCTCGGCGTCGCCCACGAGGTCCTCATCGTCTCAGCCCATCGCACGCCCGATCGCCTCTACGCCTTCGCCAAGGGCGCCCGCGCGGCCGGCCGCAAGGTCATCATCGCCGGCGCCGGCGGCGCCGCCCACCTGCCCGGCATGACCGCCGCCCTGACGCCCCTCCCCGTGCTCGGCGTTCCCGTGGAATCGAAGGCTTTGAGTGGCGTCGACAGCCTGCACTCGATCGTCCAGATGCCGGGCGGCATCCCGGTCGGAACGCTCGCCATCGGCAAGCCGGGCGCCATCAACGCGGCGCTCCTCGCCGCCGCCATCCTGGCCCTGTCGGACGACGCCCTCGCGGCCCGCCTCGACGCGTTCCGCGCGGCGCAGACCGCCGCGGTCGCCGAGCGCCCCGCCACCGGGAGCGCGTGAGAACGCCATGTCGGCCCCGAGCGTCGCAACCATCGGCATCCTGGGCGGCGGCCAGCTCGGCCGCATGCTGGCCCTCGCCGCCGCCAAGCTCGGCCTCTCCACCCGCGTGCTCTGCCCCGACCCGAGGAGCCCAGCCTTCGAGGTCGCGCGGGACCACGTCGTCGCGGACTACGACGACGAGGCCGCCCTCGCCCGCTTCGCCGAGGGGGTCGACGTCGTCACCTACGAGTTCGAGAACGTCCCCGCCGCCACGGCCGCCTTCCTGGCCGCCCGCGTCCCCGTGCGGCCCGGCCTCGGCGCGCTCGAGGTCGCCCAGGACCGCCTGTCCGAGAAGACATTCCTCAACGGCCTCGGCATCCCGACCGCCCCGTTCCGGGCCGTCGACGACCTCGCCCAGCTCCGCCTCGCCCTCGCCGAACTCGGCTACCCCGCGGTCCTGAAGACCCGCCGCTTCGGCTACGACGGCAAGGGCCAGGCGAAGATCGCCCGCCCGGAGGACGCCGAGACGGCGCTGGCCGCCATGAAGGGGCACGCCGCCATCCTGGAGGGTTGGGTGCCCTTCGCCCGCGAGGTCTCGATCCTGACCGCCCGTGCGCTCGACGGCAGCCTCGCCTCCTTCGACGTGCCGGAGAACGAGCACCGCGACCACATCCTGAAGTTCTCGCGGGTCCCCGCCCATATCCGCCCGGCGACCGCCGAGGCCGCCCGGGCGATCGGCGAGCGGGTCGCCACCGCGCTCGACTATGTCGGCGTCCTCGCCGTCGAGCTCTTCGTCGTCGAGGACGAGACCGGCGAGCGCCTCGTGGCCAACGAGATCGCGCCGCGCGTCCACAATTCGGGCCACTGGACCGAGACCGCCTGCGTGGTCTCGCAGTTCGAGGCGCACCTGCGCTGCGTGGCGGGCCTGCCGCTCGCCAGTCTCGCGCGCCACTCGGACGTGGTGATGGAAAACCTCATCGGCGACGAGGCGGCGCGGGCCCCCGCGATCCTCGCCGAGGCCGGCGCCGCCCTGCATCTCTACGGCAAGCACGAGACGCGCCCGGGCCGCAAGATGGGCCACGTGAACCGCATCCGGCCGCGCGCGTGAGAAGGCCGCGATCGGGCCGAGAGCCATGGACAGGGCCGATCGATTCTGCTAGCTAGGCGCCACTTTGGCGACGCTCCGGCGGCGCAGGGGAGCTTTTCCCCGCCTCAACCCCATCTGCAAAGACAAGGGATCCACGCGTGCAGGTTCTCGTTCGCGACAACAATGTCGACCAGGCTCTGAAGGCCCTCAAGAAGAAGATGCAGCGCGAGGGCATCTTCCGGGAGATGAAGCTCCGCGGCCACTACGAGAAGCCCTCCGAGAAGAAGGCGCGCGAGAAGGCCGAGGCCGTCCGCCGCGCCCGCAAGCTGGCCCGCAAGCGTGCCCAGCGCGAAGGCCTGATCCCGGGCAAGCCGGCGACCACGCCCGGCGCCAAGCGCTGATCCGCGGGGGCTCGCCGGGAGCCCGTCCCGCACCGCCGACGCTGAACCGTGCCGCCCCGAGGGCCGCACGGTTTTCGCATTGCGCCCGGTCCGTCGTCGCGCACCGTGGCGCCGTTGCGACACGCTCCGCAGTCCGTGTCACGAGACCGTCATCCGCCCCGGCTCGGACACGATCGTCTGCTGCGGTGGCCCGCTCCCGGATGTGCCGTCCGGTGCCGTGCGCCGCGGCAGGACGGCAGCCGAGGGGACCCGTGCCGAGCCGGCCTCGGAGCCGGAAGCCTGCCTAGCCCGCCGAGACCCGGAGACCGCCGTGCCCCCGACCGCCGATCCCTCGCCGTCCCGCCGCGCCGCGCCGGGCCGTCTCCTGGCCGCCGGCCTCGCACTGGCGCTCGCGACGGGGCTCGCGGGCTGCGGCGCCAACTTCGGATCCGTCGGCGGTCCGACCGGCAACCTCGCCGATCCGGACGGGGCCGGCGGGTCGCAGGCCAATATCGCCTCCCTGAGCGAAGTCGTCCGCGCCAACCCGCGCGATGCCGGCGCCCTGAACATCCGCGGCACGGCCTATGCGCGCGCCGGGGCCAACAACGAGGCGCTCGCCGACTTCTCCGCCGCCCTGACGATCGACCCGACGCTGCACCAGGCCTATGCCAACCGCGCCCTCGTCCTGCGCCGGCTCGGCAAGTACGACCTCGCCTTGCAGGACTACACCAAGGCGATCGAGCTGAAGCCGGACTACGACCAGGCCTATGTCGGCCGCGCGAACGTCTTCCGGCAGACCGGCCGTGTCGACGCCGCCCTCGGGGACTTCGCCGCAGCCATCCAGATCAACCCGCAGAACCCGGGGGCCTATCACGACCGCGGCCTGATCCATCAGCTCCGCGGCGACCACCAGGCCGCCATTTCGGATTTTTCCGCCGCGATCGAGCGGGATTCGACCGCCCCCGAGCCCTTCAACGGGCGTGGCCTCTCCAAGCTCGCCACCGGCGACGCGAAGGGGGCCCTCGACGACTTCAACGCCGCGCTGACCATCAACAAGGACTACGCCGACGCCTGGTTGAACCGCGGCATCACGCAGGAGCAGCTCGGCGACCGGGAGGGCGCCCGCGCCGCCTGCCAGCGGGCCCTCGCCCTCGCCCCCGGATCGACCGTCGCGCGCAGCTGCCTCCAGCGAACGGGCGGCGTGCTCTGATCCTCGATCTCGCCCCGGTTGGCGAAGCGCTGCCGTCCGCGGGCGCAACGACGTATGTCTTTTAGCATATATGCGGACGTCCTCGGTTTTGACATCATCACGCTGAGGAACGAGTAACTGCCATTGATGCCCGGGGCTGTTGCGGGCGGGTAGAGACCAAGCGAAATGCAGCGCCCAGGGCGGCCTCGAGGACGAGCCGCCCTGGGCGCCATCGAGATAGAAACCGGAGCTCGAACCACCCATGGACCGGCTGACGTCCTGTCGCGCCTGCCTTGCCGCCGACCCCCATCTCTTCATGCCCCTGGGCAATCATTCGCCCGCACAGATGCTGATCAGGCCCGAGGACCTGGACAAGCCCCAGCCCAGCTTTCCGCTGAACGCACAGGTCTGCCTCGAATGCGGGTTGATCCAGGTCGCCGACCAGATCCCGGCCGGCTTCTTCCGCCACTATCTCTACGTTCCCTCCGGGGCCGCGACCATGCACCGGCATTTCGGTGAGCTTGCCGGCGTGCTCGCCGCCAAGGCCGGCCCGGACGGACTGATCGTGGACATCGGCTGCAACGACGGCCTGCTGCTCGCCGCTTGCAACGCGCTCGGGGCCAAGACCCTCGGCATCGATCCGGCCGAGAACATCGCCGAGATCGCGCGCGGGCGCGGCGTGAAGGTTCACGTCAGCTACTTCGACCCCGACACCGCCCAGGAGATCCACGACCGGCACGGCGCCGCGAAGGTCATCGTCACGACGAACACCTTCAACCACATCGGCGACCTGCACACCTTCATGCGCGGCATCGTCCGCCTGCTCGCCCCGGACGGCGTCTTCGTCATCGAGGTGCCGCGCGCCAAGGAACTCCTCGAGCACAACGAGTTCGAGAACATCTACCACGAGCACGTCTCGGAGTTCAGCCTGCTCTCGATGGTCAAGCTGGGCGCCTTCTTCGACCTCGAGGTGACCGACGTCCATCACTTCCCCAACATCCACGGCGGCTCCATGCGGGTCTTCCTGACCCGCAAGAGCGCCGGGGTGCCCGCAGCGCCGGTCGTCCGCGCCATGCTGGACGAGGAGCGCGAGGCCGGCATGCTCGATCCGGAGAGCTATGCGGCGCTCGTCCGCAAGGTCGACGCCATGGGCGCCGAGATCCGCGCCATGCTGGACGACATGAAGGCGCGCGGCCTGAAGATCGCCGGCTACGGCGCCTCCGCGCGCGGGAACACGCTGATCACCTACTTCGGCATCGACAAGAAGTACCTGGATTTCCTGGTCGACAAGAACCCGCTGAAGCACGGGCTCTATTCGCCCAATACCCGGATCCCGATCAAGCCCGTCGAGGCCCTGGAGACCGAGAAGCCCGACGTCCTCTTCGTGCTCGCCTGGAACTTCTTCGAGGAGATCAAGGAGCAGCAGCAGGCCTTCCTGGCCCGCGGCGGCAAGTTCCTGGTCCCGCTTCCCACGCCGCGCATCGTCGGCTAGAGCAGGACCGTACCGGCCGGAGCCCCGCCTCCGGCCGGACGCGGGACCACGACGTCGTCCCGGGACCGGCCGCCCTACCCGCCGCGGCCGCCCGGGACATGCGGCGCGACGAGGCGAGATGGCGCGTATCCTGATCACGGGGGCCGGCGGCTTCGTCGGCTCCCATCTCGCCGCCGCCTGCGTCCGGCGGGGCGACGACGTTCACGTCCTGCTGCGTGCCTCCACCGGCCTCGGCCGGCTCGAGCCCATCCTCGACCGCATCACCGTCCACCGGCTCGACCTCGGCGCCGAGCCGGACCTCGTCCGCTGCCTGGCCGCGATAGGGCCGGACGGCATCTACCATCTCGCCAGTGCCACCCGGCGCCGGGAGGACCCGGACCTGGGGGACGCCGCCGCGAGCGTCGCCGACGACGTCCTCCCCCTGCTCGGCCTCGTCCGCGCCGCCGCCCTGGCGCCGCGTCCGCCCGCCTTCCTGGTGCGGGCCGGAACCCTGGCGGAGTACGGTCCTGTCGCGGTGCCCTACCGGGAAGACAGGCGCGAGGCGCCGGCCGGGGTCTACGGTGCCAGCATGCTGGCGGCGACCCATCTTCTCGCCGCGCTCCAGCCCCGCCTGCCCTTTCCCGTCGCCACCGCCCGCCTCGCCCTCGTGTACGGACCGGGCCAGTCGCCGGAGTTCCTGATCCCGCGCATGATCCGGGACTGTCTGGACCGCATCCCGGTCACCATCCGCCATCCCATGGACCGTCGCGACCTCATCCACGTCGACGACGCGGTCGCCGGCCTGCTGGCGCTCGGCGACGCCGGGCTGCCCGGCCCAGTCCTCGTCAACCTGTGCAGCGGGGTGGCGCCGACGATGCGGGCGGTCGCCGAGACCCTGCGCCGGATCATGGGCGCGCCGGACTCGGCCTTCCTGTGGGGAGCCGACGGGTCCGCCTCGCCGGTGCCGAACCTGCGTGGCTCGCCGGCTCGCGCCCGACGCCTGCTGGGCTGGCGCTGCGGGATCGGCCTGACACGCGGGCTGGAAGCGACGGTGCTCGCCTTCACGGCGGAACGCGCCGCGCCGGATCCGAGCCGAGCGCCGGCGACCCGTTAGGCGCCGGCGGGCCGCCGCGCCGCCTTGGTCATTCCGTCCGCATCACCACGAGCGCGATGACGGCCGGGCCCGAGAAGCGGTCGGACCGCAGGTCGCCGCCGGGTCCGCCGCCGAAGCCCGACATGACGAGGTGGGGCGGCTTGGCGAGGAGCTGCGGCAAGTGCTCCTGGTCCGGGTGCACGAGCACGCCGAAGCCGGCCATGCGGGTGTTGCTGGTCGAGTCCATCAGCCGAGCCTCGGGGCTCGCGGCGCCGCTGCCCACGAGGCGGGCGAGCGGGTCCGTCCGGTCGCCCTTCGGCGCGGAGCGGGCCGCCGCGGCCGCGCGCGTCGCGTCGGACGCGGGTGCCCCGGGCTGGACGGCCGCCGAGGGCGGCAGGGAGGCGAGCACGAGGCCGGCGCCGGCGGCGCGCGACACGCTCGTGCCCGCGCGCGGCTCGATGCCGGCGGCCTGGAACGGATCCGGCTTGGCGGCGGGCGGCGGCGCGTAGCCGAGGGGCCCCGGTCCCGGCGGCGCGGGCGGCGGAGCCAGGACCGCGACCGCGTCGGCCACGCCCGTCGAAGCCGGCTTGGCGCGCGGCTGGACCGCGGCCGTCTGGTCGAGGGCGGCGACCACGGTGTTGGATCCCGGCTTGGCGGCCGGCACGGGAACGTCGACGGGCGTCGCGGCGGCGACCGGACCGGGCTGGCCCTGCGGGCCCTGCACCCAGCCGGGCGGGAGCCCGTTTCCTGTGGCCGCGGGAGGCGCGGCGGCGATCAGGGACCCCGGGGCGCGCGGCGCGGCCTGCGGCACCGGCAGGGCGACGAGCGATCCCGGCGCGGGGGGCGCGGGCGGCGGCGGCACGGCGGTCGCGGACGCCACGACCGGTCCCTTGGGCGGGGGAGGTGGCGGCGGCACGAATTTCTCGCCCTCCTCCTCGGCCAGCGCCACCTTGGCGGGCGAGCCGGCGGGCAGCGGCCCCTGGCGGAGCTCCTGCGGACGCGGCGCGGCGCGCGGGACGGCGCCCTCCTCGTCGTCGTCCTCCGCCTGTGGTGCGGCGGACCCGCCGCCGAAGATCGCGGCGAAGATGGAGCGGCCCGAGCCGGAGCCCGATGCGCTCGCCACCGCGGTCTCGCCACGGCCCTTGCGCGCCGCGACTTCGGCCAGCGCCTCCTCGTAGCGCGGCAGCGGTGCCCCGTCGGCCGGCAGGTGGGCGGTCTTGCCGTCCGGGAACAGCCGGACGAGCTGGTCGCGGGTCATCCGCGGCCAGGCGCGCACGTTGCCCGTGTCCATGTGGACGAAGGGCGAGCCGGACGTCGGGTAGAAGCCGACCCCGCCGAACTGCTGCTTCATGCCGATCCCGCGCAGCCGGTCGAGCGGCACGTCCGGGAGGTAGAAGTCCATGGCCCGGCCGAGCATGTGCTGGCTGAACTTGGCGACGCCGCGCGAGCGGGACCGGAGCGCATTGTTGGTCGCAGGCGAGCGGTAGCCGGAGACGATGTGGATCGGCTGGGCCGACCCGGACTCGCGGTAGACCTCGTAGATGAGGTCGAACAGCTGCGGGTCCATCTTGGTCGACTCGTTGCGGCGCCAGTCGCGCAGCATCCGGTTCAGTTCCCGCAACCCGTTCGGGTCGAACTGGCCGTCCCGCTTGAAGACGATGGTGGCCCGTTCCTGCGTGTGCGTGTTGAGGAGCGAGAGGGCCCGGGTCTCGGCCCCCGCGGCCGACGCGGAGGCGAGCACGACGAGAGCGCCGAGGAGGGCGGGCGTCCGGTTCAGACGGATTTCACGGGACATGCGCCTCGCTCGACTTGGGTCAGCCGTGGACATCCCGGGAGCTATGCAGCGAATCGTGGCCATGCAACGGCGGAGGTCTCCCGGTCGCCCCAAATTCGGACCGACTGGTTAACGAACCGTTCACCGTAACGGCGCGCCGCGCGGTCAGCGCCAGGCTGGACGGCGCTCGTGGCGATGCGCGGCCGGACGGGTTTCGGGAACGCCGGACATCAGAGCCCGAGCAGGCGCTTGGTCTTCTCGTTGTGTCCATAAACGTCCGCCCGCGACTCCACGTGTCCGTCGTCCGCAACGAAGACCGTGAAGTAGGCGAGGTGGACCTCCAGCTTGCGCTTCAGCCACAGCCAGCGCTCGCTGCCCCCCACCATGGCCTTGAGCTTCGAGCCGTCGAGCCCGCTGGGCTCCTCCGACAGGACGGCGTCCGCGAAGGCGAAGGGCTCGTTGACGCGCACGCAGCCGTGCGACAGCGCCCGGTAGCTCTGCTGGAACAGGCCGCGCGACGAGGTGTCGTGCAGGTAGACGGAATGCTGGTTCGGGAACATGAACTTGATGTTGCCCAGGGCATTGCCGCCGCCAGGCCGCTGGCGCACCCGCACCGCCGCCGGGTTGACGGTCGACCAGTCGACCGCCGAGGCACTGACCACCTTCGACCCGACCACGACCTCGTAGTTGCCGCGGTCCAGGTAGGCCCCCGACGTCGCCTGGATCTTGTCCAGCATCTCCTTCTTGAGGATGGAGACCGGCACGTTCCAGTAGGGGTTGACGATGATGTGGGTCATCGTCTCGGAGAAGACAGGCGTCTGGTTCTGCACCTTGCCGACGATGACGCGCGTGCGGTGGATGGCCCGCCCGCCGGCGACCACGTCGAGGTGGAAGTCCGGGATGTTGACGAAGACGTGCAGCGAGCCGAGGTCGCGCGGCAGCCAGCGCCAGCGCTCCATGTTGGCGATGATGTCAGCGACCTTGGGCTCACCGGCTCCGGCCGGCGCGGCCCCGGCCGAGGCC is part of the Prosthecomicrobium sp. N25 genome and encodes:
- the rpsU gene encoding 30S ribosomal protein S21, which translates into the protein MQVLVRDNNVDQALKALKKKMQREGIFREMKLRGHYEKPSEKKAREKAEAVRRARKLARKRAQREGLIPGKPATTPGAKR
- a CDS encoding ABC transporter permease encodes the protein MTIAHEIGRRLPVARGGTRGTEPAGAEPGRGAVRPLDGARSPTLSFVAELAGVAAGLIALWWAAVLIFAPPPYLLPGPDRVAAAFVTRFDDLAANTLVTGGEIVLGLLLGTAVGLATALGMAYWPATRRLVLPVVVVLQSLPVFAIAPVLVLWFGFGLASKVVMASLIIFFPVASAFHDGLSRTDPGLLDLAVLYRARRWQTLSMIRIPAALPALVSGLRMAAAVAPIGAVVGEWVGSSSGLGLLMMHANARLQTDTMFAALVIVAALAVALRLAVDLLTRRLVPWLPETA
- a CDS encoding YdcH family protein; its protein translation is MTEQEEQEIRQELVGLRQEHRDLDTAIAALVESGRADHLTIQRLKKRKLAIRDRIQHLEDRLVPDIIA
- the purE gene encoding 5-(carboxyamino)imidazole ribonucleotide mutase, with product MPDSAAPVAIIMGSQSDWDCMRHAADTLDRLGVAHEVLIVSAHRTPDRLYAFAKGARAAGRKVIIAGAGGAAHLPGMTAALTPLPVLGVPVESKALSGVDSLHSIVQMPGGIPVGTLAIGKPGAINAALLAAAILALSDDALAARLDAFRAAQTAAVAERPATGSA
- a CDS encoding NAD-dependent epimerase/dehydratase family protein → MARILITGAGGFVGSHLAAACVRRGDDVHVLLRASTGLGRLEPILDRITVHRLDLGAEPDLVRCLAAIGPDGIYHLASATRRREDPDLGDAAASVADDVLPLLGLVRAAALAPRPPAFLVRAGTLAEYGPVAVPYREDRREAPAGVYGASMLAATHLLAALQPRLPFPVATARLALVYGPGQSPEFLIPRMIRDCLDRIPVTIRHPMDRRDLIHVDDAVAGLLALGDAGLPGPVLVNLCSGVAPTMRAVAETLRRIMGAPDSAFLWGADGSASPVPNLRGSPARARRLLGWRCGIGLTRGLEATVLAFTAERAAPDPSRAPATR
- a CDS encoding GGDEF domain-containing protein gives rise to the protein MKDPRREDAPSDEGGGEIRRSAGHGVGTGGEDGLRRRIRELEVELARRSARIAELETMVHEDDLTGLLNRRGLLAEIARVIDFGRRYGAAAGLAFVDLDSFKTVNDRYGHAVGDGLLTEAGRRIRSVIRSSDAAGRIGGDEFLVVLRQVDPEGLRRKAESLRTALEAAPVVVDGVPVEIRASVGIAAFEPEDTAESAILRADRDMFRDKRERQGVPGDDPLRR
- a CDS encoding tetratricopeptide repeat protein; this encodes MPPTADPSPSRRAAPGRLLAAGLALALATGLAGCGANFGSVGGPTGNLADPDGAGGSQANIASLSEVVRANPRDAGALNIRGTAYARAGANNEALADFSAALTIDPTLHQAYANRALVLRRLGKYDLALQDYTKAIELKPDYDQAYVGRANVFRQTGRVDAALGDFAAAIQINPQNPGAYHDRGLIHQLRGDHQAAISDFSAAIERDSTAPEPFNGRGLSKLATGDAKGALDDFNAALTINKDYADAWLNRGITQEQLGDREGARAACQRALALAPGSTVARSCLQRTGGVL
- a CDS encoding 5-(carboxyamino)imidazole ribonucleotide synthase; this encodes MSAPSVATIGILGGGQLGRMLALAAAKLGLSTRVLCPDPRSPAFEVARDHVVADYDDEAALARFAEGVDVVTYEFENVPAATAAFLAARVPVRPGLGALEVAQDRLSEKTFLNGLGIPTAPFRAVDDLAQLRLALAELGYPAVLKTRRFGYDGKGQAKIARPEDAETALAAMKGHAAILEGWVPFAREVSILTARALDGSLASFDVPENEHRDHILKFSRVPAHIRPATAEAARAIGERVATALDYVGVLAVELFVVEDETGERLVANEIAPRVHNSGHWTETACVVSQFEAHLRCVAGLPLASLARHSDVVMENLIGDEAARAPAILAEAGAALHLYGKHETRPGRKMGHVNRIRPRA
- a CDS encoding class I SAM-dependent methyltransferase; the encoded protein is MDRLTSCRACLAADPHLFMPLGNHSPAQMLIRPEDLDKPQPSFPLNAQVCLECGLIQVADQIPAGFFRHYLYVPSGAATMHRHFGELAGVLAAKAGPDGLIVDIGCNDGLLLAACNALGAKTLGIDPAENIAEIARGRGVKVHVSYFDPDTAQEIHDRHGAAKVIVTTNTFNHIGDLHTFMRGIVRLLAPDGVFVIEVPRAKELLEHNEFENIYHEHVSEFSLLSMVKLGAFFDLEVTDVHHFPNIHGGSMRVFLTRKSAGVPAAPVVRAMLDEEREAGMLDPESYAALVRKVDAMGAEIRAMLDDMKARGLKIAGYGASARGNTLITYFGIDKKYLDFLVDKNPLKHGLYSPNTRIPIKPVEALETEKPDVLFVLAWNFFEEIKEQQQAFLARGGKFLVPLPTPRIVG
- a CDS encoding YdcH family protein → MSIESHLAELNRRHAALEDELRDALAHPSIDSLEIADLKRRKLLLKDEISRLKSGVTIH
- a CDS encoding DUF882 domain-containing protein, coding for MSREIRLNRTPALLGALVVLASASAAGAETRALSLLNTHTQERATIVFKRDGQFDPNGLRELNRMLRDWRRNESTKMDPQLFDLIYEVYRESGSAQPIHIVSGYRSPATNNALRSRSRGVAKFSQHMLGRAMDFYLPDVPLDRLRGIGMKQQFGGVGFYPTSGSPFVHMDTGNVRAWPRMTRDQLVRLFPDGKTAHLPADGAPLPRYEEALAEVAARKGRGETAVASASGSGSGRSIFAAIFGGGSAAPQAEDDDEEGAVPRAAPRPQELRQGPLPAGSPAKVALAEEEGEKFVPPPPPPPKGPVVASATAVPPPPAPPAPGSLVALPVPQAAPRAPGSLIAAAPPAATGNGLPPGWVQGPQGQPGPVAAATPVDVPVPAAKPGSNTVVAALDQTAAVQPRAKPASTGVADAVAVLAPPPAPPGPGPLGYAPPPAAKPDPFQAAGIEPRAGTSVSRAAGAGLVLASLPPSAAVQPGAPASDATRAAAAARSAPKGDRTDPLARLVGSGAASPEARLMDSTSNTRMAGFGVLVHPDQEHLPQLLAKPPHLVMSGFGGGPGGDLRSDRFSGPAVIALVVMRTE